The nucleotide window TCAATCATCTCCCCTGAGAAGGAAACGCGTTTCTATGAAAAAACAGATGTGACGTTCTGGGATTTGTCAGATGAAGAAATCGACACCTATATAAAGAGCGGGGAACCATTCGATAAGGCAGGCGGATATGGAATCCAGGGATTCGGCAGCATGCTTGTCAAAGAAATCAGTGGGGATTATTACACAGTTGTTGGACTTCCTGTATCGAGATTGATCAGGGAGTTAAGAAAAATCGGTTATAACCTTCCTTATTAAAAGAAAGCCACAGAAACTTCTTCTACACTTCCCTCGTCATAATCAATGACCGGGAGGAAAATCTATTGTCTACACATTCATTAATGATCAGAGATTATCCGCAAAATGAGCGGCCTAGGGAGCGATTTGTCCAGAATGGCCCCCAAAGCCTATCTAATCATGAATTGCTTGCCCTGCTGCTTGGTACAGGCTCGCGGGAGGAATCAGTCCTCCAGCTTGCCAATCGGATGCTTTCCCAGTTTGAAGGGCTACGTCTGTTAAAGGATGCGACCCTTGAAGAGCTGACCCAGATAAAAGGGATCGGCCAGGCAAAAGCGATTCATGTCCTCGCAGCAGTTGAAATCGGCAGGCGCATCGCCAACCATACCCTTGATGAACGCTATGTGATCCGCTCACCGGAAGACGGAGCGAAATATTTAATGAATGATATGCGCTTTTTGACTCAGGAGCATTTTGTCTGTCTGTACTTGAATACGAA belongs to Mesobacillus subterraneus and includes:
- the radC gene encoding RadC family protein, yielding MIRDYPQNERPRERFVQNGPQSLSNHELLALLLGTGSREESVLQLANRMLSQFEGLRLLKDATLEELTQIKGIGQAKAIHVLAAVEIGRRIANHTLDERYVIRSPEDGAKYLMNDMRFLTQEHFVCLYLNTKNQVIHRQTIFIGSLNASIVHPREVYKEAVRRSAASVICVHNHPSGDPTPSREDIEVTKRLAESGKIVGIELLDHLIIGENKYVSLKEKGYV